In Streptomyces sp. NBC_00448, the following are encoded in one genomic region:
- a CDS encoding PP2C family protein-serine/threonine phosphatase → MTIPHRSRRSRAPGSRRRGLAQWSPLLLTVVIGALAVATPKDFAVSRLLPAAPALAASMWSVTATVLLGVLTLAAMFAIQLAFDEPATAFTAVALAAVTAAAAYAAHVRLQRERTLTQVRSVADAAQAVVLRPVPRLLGGVGIETLYLAAAEEARIGGDFFAAVDSPHGVRVLLGDVRGKGLSAVGVASAIANGFREAAYDEPDLARLARRLEKSVNRYNDTSTSPDAGEGFATAIFAEVRPARREVTLLNCGHPSPLLLSGGSGGSGAGGSGSPGGGRTRVLDPSAPSPPLNMAALIGGEYTLDTVALAPGDRLLFYTDGVTETRDRDGRFFPLPEWIAQQTAVSPPHLLALLHQQLLSFSEGALDDDIAALVVRCDGATDHRAAAPSGASPALDR, encoded by the coding sequence GTGACGATCCCTCACCGAAGCCGCCGCTCCCGGGCGCCCGGCAGCCGGCGGCGCGGCCTCGCCCAGTGGTCGCCGCTGCTGCTGACCGTCGTCATCGGGGCGCTCGCGGTGGCCACGCCGAAGGACTTCGCGGTGAGCCGGCTGCTGCCCGCCGCGCCCGCGCTGGCCGCGTCGATGTGGTCGGTCACCGCCACCGTGCTGCTCGGCGTGCTGACGCTGGCCGCGATGTTCGCCATCCAACTCGCCTTCGACGAGCCCGCGACCGCCTTCACCGCGGTCGCGCTCGCCGCCGTCACCGCCGCCGCCGCGTACGCCGCCCATGTGCGGTTGCAGCGGGAGCGCACGCTGACCCAGGTCCGCTCGGTCGCCGACGCGGCCCAGGCCGTGGTGCTGCGGCCGGTGCCGCGCCTGCTCGGCGGCGTCGGCATCGAGACGCTGTACCTGGCCGCCGCCGAGGAGGCCCGGATCGGCGGGGACTTCTTCGCGGCCGTCGACAGCCCGCACGGCGTACGGGTCCTGCTCGGCGACGTGCGCGGCAAGGGCCTGTCGGCGGTCGGGGTGGCCAGCGCCATCGCCAACGGCTTCCGCGAGGCCGCCTACGACGAACCCGACCTGGCCCGGCTCGCCCGCCGGCTGGAGAAGAGCGTCAACCGCTACAACGACACCAGCACCTCGCCGGACGCGGGCGAGGGGTTCGCCACCGCGATCTTCGCCGAGGTCCGGCCGGCCCGGCGCGAGGTCACGCTGCTCAACTGCGGCCATCCGTCACCGTTGTTGCTGAGCGGGGGCAGTGGCGGCAGCGGCGCCGGCGGCTCCGGGAGCCCGGGCGGGGGCCGCACCCGCGTGCTCGACCCGTCGGCGCCGTCCCCGCCGCTGAACATGGCCGCGCTGATCGGCGGGGAGTACACCCTCGACACCGTCGCGCTCGCCCCCGGCGACCGGCTGCTGTTCTACACCGACGGCGTCACCGAGACCCGTGACCGCGACGGCCGGTTCTTCCCGCTGCCCGAGTGGATCGCCCAGCAGACCGCGGTGTCCCCGCCGCACCTGCTCGCCCTGCTGCACCAGCAGCTCCTGAGCTTCAGCGAGGGCGCGCTCGACGACGACATCGCCGCCCTGGTGGTGCGGTGCGACGGCGCCACCGACCACCGGGCCGCGGCGCCGTCCGGTGCGTCGCCGGCCCTCGACCGCTGA
- a CDS encoding zinc-dependent alcohol dehydrogenase family protein, with the protein MRAVVFEEFGRLAEVREVADPEPPPGGAVVRVAATGLCRSDWHAWQGHDDSVTLPHVPGHEFAGEVVAVGAGVRGVRAGARVTAPFVHACGRCAACARGDQQVCERQEQPGFTYWGSYADLVVVRRAEVNLVELPEGLPYTTAAALGCRFATAYRAVVAQGRVRQGEWVAVHGCGGLGLSAVMVAVAGGARVVAVDPSPEALWLAGSIGAAVCLAPEPTADATAAAVREVTGGGAHVSLDALGSAVTCAASVAGLRARGRHVQVGLLAAGAVEVPMGRVLALELELLGSHGMAAHAYPELLRQVSAGVLRPDLLVRSQIGLPEAPGALAAMSDGSPTGMTVILPEGTGDGATG; encoded by the coding sequence GTGCGGGCTGTGGTGTTCGAGGAGTTCGGGCGGCTCGCCGAGGTCCGGGAGGTGGCCGACCCCGAACCGCCGCCGGGCGGTGCGGTGGTGCGCGTGGCGGCGACGGGGCTGTGCCGCAGCGACTGGCACGCGTGGCAGGGCCACGACGACTCGGTGACGCTGCCGCACGTGCCGGGCCACGAGTTCGCCGGCGAGGTGGTCGCGGTCGGCGCCGGGGTGCGGGGCGTGCGCGCGGGGGCGCGGGTGACGGCGCCGTTCGTCCACGCGTGCGGCCGGTGCGCGGCCTGCGCGCGCGGCGACCAGCAGGTGTGCGAGCGGCAGGAGCAGCCCGGCTTCACCTACTGGGGCTCGTACGCGGACCTGGTGGTGGTGCGGCGCGCCGAGGTGAACCTCGTGGAGTTGCCGGAGGGGTTGCCGTACACCACCGCGGCGGCGCTCGGCTGCCGGTTCGCGACCGCGTACCGGGCGGTGGTGGCGCAGGGCCGGGTGCGGCAGGGCGAGTGGGTGGCCGTGCACGGCTGCGGCGGGTTGGGGCTGTCCGCGGTGATGGTCGCGGTGGCGGGCGGGGCCCGGGTGGTGGCGGTCGACCCGTCGCCGGAGGCGCTGTGGCTGGCCGGGTCGATCGGTGCGGCGGTGTGCCTGGCGCCCGAGCCGACCGCGGACGCCACCGCCGCCGCGGTCCGGGAGGTGACCGGCGGCGGCGCGCACGTGTCGCTGGACGCGCTCGGTTCCGCGGTGACGTGTGCCGCCTCGGTGGCCGGGCTGCGGGCCCGCGGCCGCCATGTGCAGGTGGGACTGCTGGCGGCGGGCGCCGTCGAGGTGCCGATGGGCCGGGTGCTCGCCTTGGAGCTGGAGTTGCTGGGCAGCCACGGGATGGCCGCGCACGCCTACCCGGAGCTGCTGCGGCAGGTGTCGGCGGGGGTGCTGCGGCCCGACCTGCTGGTCCGCTCGCAGATCGGTCTGCCGGAGGCGCCCGGGGCGCTGGCGGCGATGAGCGACGGGTCGCCCACGGGCATGACGGTGATCCTCCCCGAGGGAACCGGCGACGGCGCCACCGGCTGA
- a CDS encoding enolase C-terminal domain-like protein — translation MTGSGPDRLLDDSGALPQAAPPWPGRDRLRVTAVRAIVTAPEGMPLVVVRVDTSEPGLYGLGCATFTQRYAAVVAAVEEHVGPLVVGRHPADIEDITRMIHYSSYWRGGPVLGNALSGVDQALWDIAGKRAGMPVYELLGGRSRSAVEVYSHAAGGTVEETLAEAEELLARGYRHVRLQVGGPGLGTYGAPGTRGGYPRSPHPDGWDVAQYLRATPELFAAARERLGAEVSLMHDVHSRLTPKQAVVLARELEPYRLSFLEDVIAPEYYDRLPEVRAASPVPIAVGEQIGNVTDAARLIKDGGIDLLRLHTSAVGGLTPTRKLVALAELLGVRTAFHSPGDISPVGVAANLAVDISTPAFGYQESHTYNDATHEVFPGTPVVREGHLAPSDAPGWGVDLDEKAAVRFPPTKFLHERWATGVRHPDGSLNAP, via the coding sequence ATGACCGGTTCAGGCCCCGACCGCCTGCTCGACGACTCCGGCGCGCTCCCGCAGGCCGCGCCGCCCTGGCCGGGCCGGGACCGGCTGCGGGTCACCGCGGTCCGCGCGATCGTCACGGCGCCGGAGGGCATGCCACTGGTCGTCGTCCGCGTCGACACCTCGGAGCCGGGCCTGTACGGGCTGGGCTGCGCGACCTTCACCCAGCGGTACGCCGCGGTCGTCGCCGCCGTCGAGGAGCACGTCGGCCCGCTCGTGGTCGGGCGGCACCCGGCCGACATCGAGGACATCACCCGCATGATCCACTACTCGTCGTACTGGCGCGGCGGCCCGGTGCTGGGCAACGCGCTGTCCGGGGTGGACCAGGCGCTGTGGGACATCGCGGGCAAGCGCGCCGGGATGCCGGTGTACGAACTGCTCGGCGGGCGCAGCCGATCCGCCGTCGAGGTGTACTCGCACGCGGCGGGCGGCACCGTCGAGGAGACGCTCGCCGAGGCCGAGGAGCTGCTGGCGCGGGGCTACCGCCATGTGCGGCTCCAGGTCGGCGGCCCGGGGCTGGGGACGTACGGCGCGCCCGGCACCCGCGGCGGCTATCCGCGCTCGCCGCACCCGGACGGCTGGGACGTGGCGCAGTACCTGCGGGCCACGCCGGAGCTCTTCGCGGCGGCGCGGGAGCGGCTGGGGGCGGAGGTGAGCCTGATGCACGACGTGCACAGCCGGCTGACCCCGAAGCAGGCGGTGGTCCTCGCCCGCGAACTGGAGCCGTACCGGCTGTCGTTCCTGGAGGACGTGATCGCTCCGGAGTACTACGACCGGCTGCCGGAGGTGCGCGCCGCGTCGCCGGTGCCGATCGCGGTCGGCGAGCAGATCGGCAACGTCACGGACGCGGCGCGGCTGATCAAGGACGGCGGGATCGACCTGCTGCGGCTGCACACCTCCGCGGTCGGCGGCCTGACCCCGACCCGCAAACTCGTCGCGCTGGCCGAACTGCTCGGCGTGCGCACCGCGTTCCACTCCCCCGGCGACATCTCCCCGGTCGGCGTGGCGGCGAACCTGGCGGTCGACATCTCCACTCCGGCCTTCGGCTACCAGGAGTCGCACACCTACAACGACGCAACCCACGAGGTCTTCCCGGGCACCCCGGTGGTGCGCGAGGGCCACCTCGCGCCCTCCGACGCGCCGGGCTGGGGCGTCGACCTCGACGAGAAGGCCGCGGTCCGCTTCCCGCCGACGAAGTTCCTGCACGAGCGCTGGGCGACCGGCGTCCGCCACCCGGACGGCAGCCTGAACGCGCCCTGA
- a CDS encoding ABC transporter permease, producing MTAYLLRRTGQAVVVVIGVMVVTFALIHLEPGSAARATLGMRANSERIAVFNAANGLDRPLAVQFVDFVKQAAQGNFGTSYSLHQPVSTLIAQRLPRDAVLLGLSTVVALAVALPMGIYQAVRRDRAVDHVLTVVSFVLYSMPDFFFALLLVALFSVQLHVLPSQAPQAESVAGILSDPRGLVLPVVTLSLVTVAGFSRYMRSSAISTLAQDYILVARAKGLPGRLVLSRHVLRNSLLPVITVLGLSAPAIVTGAVIAESVFNYPGMGLLFYQAATGKDYPVLLGSTLVVGVATVVGSLLADIAYSLLDPRIRYDHS from the coding sequence GTGACGGCCTACCTCCTGCGCCGGACCGGTCAGGCGGTCGTGGTGGTGATCGGCGTGATGGTGGTGACCTTCGCGCTGATCCACCTCGAACCGGGCAGCGCCGCGCGGGCCACGCTCGGCATGCGGGCCAACTCCGAGCGGATCGCGGTCTTCAACGCCGCCAACGGCCTGGACCGGCCGTTGGCGGTCCAGTTCGTGGACTTCGTCAAGCAGGCGGCGCAGGGGAACTTCGGCACGTCGTACTCGCTGCACCAGCCGGTGTCCACGCTGATCGCGCAGCGGCTGCCGCGCGACGCGGTGCTGCTCGGGCTGTCCACCGTGGTCGCCCTGGCCGTCGCGCTGCCGATGGGCATCTACCAGGCCGTCCGGCGGGACCGCGCGGTGGACCACGTGCTCACCGTGGTGTCGTTCGTGCTGTACTCGATGCCGGACTTCTTCTTCGCGCTGCTGCTGGTCGCGCTCTTCTCGGTGCAGCTGCACGTGCTGCCCTCCCAGGCGCCGCAGGCCGAGTCGGTCGCCGGCATCCTGTCCGACCCGCGCGGCCTGGTGCTGCCGGTGGTGACGCTCTCGCTGGTCACCGTGGCCGGGTTCAGCCGGTACATGCGCTCGTCGGCGATCAGCACGCTCGCCCAGGACTACATCCTGGTGGCGCGCGCGAAGGGGCTGCCGGGCCGGCTGGTGCTGAGCCGGCACGTGCTGCGCAACTCCCTGCTGCCGGTGATCACCGTGCTGGGCCTGTCGGCGCCGGCCATCGTCACCGGCGCGGTGATCGCCGAGTCGGTCTTCAACTACCCGGGCATGGGGCTGCTGTTCTACCAGGCCGCCACCGGCAAGGACTATCCGGTCCTGCTCGGCTCGACGCTGGTGGTCGGCGTGGCCACCGTCGTCGGCAGCCTGCTCGCGGACATCGCCTACAGCCTCCTCGACCCTCGGATTCGCTATGACCACTCATGA
- a CDS encoding ABC transporter ATP-binding protein codes for MPPLLDVQNLTTHIRTSRGVVRAVEDVSFHLEAGETLGLVGESGCGKSMTGLSLMGLLPPGGRLLDGSSVRLDGRELVGLPDHELRRVRGNDIAMVFQDPMTSLDPTKSIGHQVAEPVLLHRGCTRAEAADRAAEVLGLVGLPHPRERLDDYPHQLSGGLRQRVLIAMALANEPRVLIADEPTTALDVTIQAQILALLADLRTRLGMAMILITHDMGVTAGHADRVNVMYAGRIAESTRTERLFRGMRHPYTQSLLASVPRLDQDPDRQLPTIPGLPPDLTDPPAGCRFADRCSYATDRCRTDEPVLIGTAEHRYACWHPTDGPRPAGATAVVPRPAAPKAKTAAPETKPADPDRPLLEAHGLVREFPVHGARLPGRGRRVVHAVSGVSFTLGHGETFGLVGESGCGKTTLGRLLVGLDRPDAGTVTLDGTDFAKVRGRELRRRRRDLQMVFQDPFSSLDPRMRVGGILREPLRIQGIGTAREQKARVAELLGEVGLPERGLDLFPHEFSGGQRQRVGLARALALNPRLIVADEPVSALDVSVRAQVLNLMKRLQASHGLSYVVISHDLAVVRYLADRIGVMYLGRLVEVGSADDIHLRAAHPYTAGLLEAVPVPDPATERAKQGAAITGELPSPAAPPSGCRFRTRCPLATDLCAAEEPALRSFGPGHTAACHFPLQQPVPEGTVPAPV; via the coding sequence ATGCCTCCCCTGCTCGACGTCCAGAACCTCACCACCCACATCCGCACCAGTCGCGGTGTCGTCCGGGCGGTGGAGGACGTCTCCTTCCACCTGGAGGCCGGCGAGACGCTGGGCCTGGTCGGCGAGTCCGGCTGCGGCAAGTCCATGACCGGCCTGTCCCTGATGGGCCTGCTGCCGCCCGGTGGCCGGCTGCTGGACGGCTCCTCGGTACGGCTGGACGGCCGCGAGCTGGTCGGGCTGCCCGACCACGAGCTGCGCCGGGTGCGCGGCAACGACATCGCGATGGTCTTCCAGGACCCGATGACCTCCCTGGACCCCACCAAGAGCATCGGCCACCAGGTCGCCGAACCCGTCCTGCTGCACCGCGGCTGCACCCGGGCCGAGGCCGCCGACCGCGCCGCCGAGGTCCTCGGCCTGGTCGGGCTGCCGCACCCGCGCGAACGCCTCGACGACTACCCGCACCAGCTCTCCGGCGGCCTGCGCCAGCGCGTGCTGATCGCCATGGCGCTGGCCAACGAACCGCGGGTGCTCATCGCCGACGAGCCCACCACCGCACTCGACGTCACCATCCAGGCCCAGATCCTCGCCCTGCTCGCCGACCTGCGCACCCGGCTCGGCATGGCGATGATCCTCATCACCCACGACATGGGCGTCACCGCCGGCCACGCCGACCGGGTCAACGTGATGTACGCCGGCCGGATCGCCGAAAGCACCCGCACCGAACGGCTCTTCCGCGGCATGCGCCACCCCTACACCCAGAGCCTGCTGGCCTCGGTGCCGCGGCTCGACCAGGACCCGGACCGGCAACTGCCCACCATCCCCGGGCTGCCGCCCGACCTCACCGACCCGCCGGCCGGCTGCCGCTTCGCCGACCGCTGCTCGTACGCCACCGATCGGTGCCGCACCGACGAGCCGGTGCTCATCGGCACCGCGGAGCACCGGTACGCCTGCTGGCACCCCACCGACGGGCCCCGGCCGGCCGGCGCCACCGCGGTCGTGCCGCGCCCCGCGGCGCCCAAGGCCAAGACCGCCGCCCCCGAGACGAAGCCGGCCGACCCGGACCGGCCGCTGCTCGAAGCGCACGGCCTGGTACGGGAGTTCCCGGTGCACGGGGCCCGGCTGCCCGGGCGCGGCCGGCGGGTGGTGCACGCCGTGTCCGGTGTCTCCTTCACGCTCGGCCACGGCGAGACCTTCGGCCTGGTCGGCGAGTCCGGCTGCGGCAAGACCACGCTCGGCCGCCTGCTGGTCGGCCTGGATCGGCCCGACGCCGGCACGGTCACCCTCGACGGCACCGACTTCGCGAAGGTGCGCGGCCGCGAACTGCGCCGCCGCCGCCGGGATCTCCAGATGGTCTTCCAGGACCCGTTCTCCTCGCTGGACCCGCGCATGCGGGTCGGCGGCATCCTGCGCGAGCCGCTGCGCATCCAGGGCATCGGCACCGCGCGCGAGCAGAAGGCCCGGGTCGCCGAACTACTCGGCGAAGTGGGCCTGCCCGAGCGGGGGCTGGACCTCTTCCCGCACGAGTTCTCCGGCGGCCAGCGCCAACGGGTCGGCCTGGCACGGGCGTTGGCGCTCAATCCGCGGCTGATCGTGGCCGACGAGCCGGTCTCCGCGCTGGACGTCTCGGTGCGGGCCCAGGTGCTCAACCTGATGAAGCGGCTCCAGGCGTCGCACGGCCTGTCGTACGTGGTCATCTCGCACGACCTCGCCGTGGTCCGCTACCTCGCGGACCGGATCGGCGTGATGTACCTCGGCCGGCTGGTGGAGGTCGGCAGCGCCGACGACATCCACCTGCGCGCCGCCCACCCCTACACCGCGGGCCTGCTGGAGGCCGTCCCGGTGCCGGACCCGGCGACCGAGCGCGCCAAGCAAGGCGCCGCGATCACCGGCGAACTGCCCAGCCCCGCCGCCCCGCCGTCCGGCTGCCGCTTCCGCACCCGGTGCCCGCTGGCCACCGATCTGTGCGCGGCCGAGGAGCCCGCGCTGCGCTCCTTCGGCCCCGGCCACACCGCGGCCTGCCACTTCCCGCTCCAGCAGCCGGTCCCCGAGGGGACGGTGCCCGCACCCGTCTGA
- a CDS encoding ABC transporter permease, producing the protein MTTHDTGPAAAGSPEADPPGGGAKGTGAPQADAKGTGAPRAGARQAGAPEAGTLAVRRGSGRLSAAAFLRNPRALTGLCIVAVVAAFCFIGPLLYRTDQVTVHLDLAELPPGGGHPLGTDASGYDVLGRLMAGGRSSLELGFAVALATTVIGTLYGAFAGYFGGVVDAVMMRAVDTFLAIPGLVLLLIVVSMFTPSLWLIIVVMSLLSWLAAARLVRGEVLTLRTREFVQAARMMGGTGRRIVLRHLVPNAAGVIIVSATFTIADSILTLSTLSFLGLGLPPPHADWGTMLTGGLDYLYDGYWWLVYPPAVVLIITVVAFNLIGDAFHDALDVRLQRT; encoded by the coding sequence ATGACCACTCATGACACCGGGCCGGCCGCGGCCGGCTCACCGGAGGCGGACCCACCGGGAGGCGGTGCGAAGGGGACCGGTGCGCCGCAGGCCGATGCGAAGGGGACCGGTGCGCCCCGAGCCGGTGCGCGTCAGGCGGGTGCGCCGGAGGCCGGCACCCTGGCCGTCCGGCGCGGCTCCGGGCGGCTGTCGGCCGCCGCGTTCCTGCGCAACCCGCGGGCGCTGACCGGGCTGTGCATCGTCGCGGTGGTCGCCGCCTTCTGTTTCATCGGACCCCTGCTGTACCGGACCGACCAGGTCACCGTCCACCTCGACCTCGCCGAACTGCCGCCCGGGGGCGGCCACCCGCTCGGCACCGACGCCTCCGGTTACGACGTGCTCGGCCGGCTGATGGCCGGCGGCCGCTCCTCGCTGGAACTCGGCTTCGCGGTCGCGCTGGCCACCACCGTCATCGGCACCCTGTACGGCGCCTTCGCCGGGTACTTCGGCGGGGTGGTGGACGCGGTGATGATGCGGGCCGTCGACACCTTCCTCGCCATCCCCGGCCTGGTGCTGCTGCTGATCGTGGTCAGCATGTTCACGCCGTCGCTGTGGCTGATCATCGTGGTGATGTCGCTGCTGTCCTGGCTCGCCGCGGCCCGGCTGGTCAGGGGCGAGGTACTGACGCTGCGCACCCGGGAGTTCGTCCAGGCGGCGCGGATGATGGGCGGCACCGGCCGGCGGATCGTGCTGCGCCACCTGGTGCCGAACGCGGCCGGCGTCATCATCGTCAGCGCCACCTTCACCATCGCCGACTCCATCCTCACCCTGTCGACCCTGAGCTTCCTCGGGCTCGGACTGCCGCCGCCGCACGCCGACTGGGGCACGATGCTCACCGGCGGCCTCGACTACCTGTACGACGGGTACTGGTGGCTGGTGTACCCGCCCGCGGTGGTCCTCATCATCACCGTCGTGGCCTTCAACCTGATCGGCGACGCCTTCCACGACGCGCTGGACGTCCGCCTGCAACGCACGTGA
- a CDS encoding EI24 domain-containing protein, translating into MGDVIKGVRLLVDGQRWVLRHRRDWRFGMIPALITLVGYVVALVALVLWAGDLVDWATPFADHWASPWSGAFRGVLTAMLFGGGLLLSVISFTAVTLLVGDPFYEALSARVERSEGDCPEAPERPLWREVWVAVRDGVRVLLWAVAFGVVLFAAGFIPVAGQTAVPAVGFCVSGFFLALELCTVACERRDVDLTARTRLLRRRLPLVLGFGVPLAVVFLVPFVAVVLMPGAVAGATLLVRELLPPPPRPDPEPHPEPEPGRLGTAPPHEPWPHPTERSGGAGGSAGGGAGA; encoded by the coding sequence ATGGGTGACGTGATCAAGGGCGTACGGCTGCTCGTCGACGGCCAGCGCTGGGTGCTGCGGCACCGCCGTGACTGGCGGTTCGGCATGATCCCGGCGCTGATCACGCTGGTCGGATACGTCGTCGCGCTGGTCGCGCTCGTGCTGTGGGCCGGGGACCTGGTGGACTGGGCGACGCCGTTCGCCGACCACTGGGCGTCGCCGTGGTCCGGCGCGTTCCGCGGTGTGCTGACCGCGATGCTCTTCGGGGGCGGCCTGCTGCTGTCGGTGATCTCCTTCACCGCGGTGACGCTGCTGGTCGGCGACCCCTTCTACGAGGCGCTGTCGGCGCGCGTGGAGCGGAGCGAGGGCGACTGCCCCGAAGCCCCCGAGCGGCCGCTGTGGCGCGAGGTGTGGGTCGCCGTGCGCGACGGTGTCCGGGTGCTGCTGTGGGCGGTGGCCTTCGGGGTCGTGCTGTTCGCGGCCGGGTTCATCCCGGTGGCCGGGCAGACGGCGGTGCCCGCGGTCGGTTTCTGCGTGTCCGGCTTCTTCCTCGCCCTGGAGCTGTGCACGGTGGCGTGCGAGCGGCGCGATGTCGATCTCACCGCGCGCACGCGCCTGCTGCGGCGCCGTCTGCCGCTGGTGCTCGGCTTCGGGGTGCCGCTGGCGGTGGTCTTCCTGGTGCCGTTCGTCGCGGTGGTCCTGATGCCCGGCGCGGTGGCGGGCGCGACGCTCCTGGTCCGCGAACTCCTCCCGCCGCCCCCGCGCCCCGACCCCGAGCCGCACCCGGAGCCCGAACCCGGCCGGCTCGGCACCGCGCCCCCGCACGAGCCCTGGCCGCACCCGACCGAGCGGTCCGGCGGCGCGGGCGGAAGTGCCGGCGGAGGTGCGGGGGCGTAA
- a CDS encoding NUDIX hydrolase, whose product MTVAGSAARADDGRGSGDEPERQVQRRLRVAAYGVCVRDEQLLLSHVVAFGPYPAGWTMPGGGLEHGEDPLDAVVREVEEETGYQVVVDRLLGIDSFHRSRVLDSGVVDDFQGMRIIYRVHVIGGELRDEVGGSTDRAAWVPLADVPALDTVEPVGVALRLHREQPPAGRLTPQDL is encoded by the coding sequence ATGACGGTGGCGGGATCGGCGGCGCGGGCGGACGACGGGCGCGGAAGCGGGGACGAGCCGGAGCGGCAGGTGCAGCGCAGGCTGCGGGTGGCCGCGTACGGGGTGTGCGTGCGCGACGAGCAGCTCCTGCTGTCGCACGTGGTCGCGTTCGGACCGTACCCGGCGGGCTGGACGATGCCGGGCGGCGGCCTCGAACACGGCGAGGACCCGCTCGACGCGGTCGTCCGCGAGGTCGAGGAGGAGACCGGCTACCAGGTCGTCGTCGACCGGCTGCTCGGCATCGACTCCTTCCACCGCAGCCGCGTCCTCGACTCGGGAGTCGTCGACGACTTCCAGGGGATGCGGATCATCTACCGCGTCCACGTCATCGGCGGCGAGCTGCGGGACGAGGTGGGCGGCTCCACCGACCGCGCCGCCTGGGTGCCGCTCGCGGACGTGCCCGCCCTGGACACGGTCGAGCCGGTCGGCGTGGCCCTGCGGCTGCACCGCGAGCAGCCCCCCGCCGGCCGGCTCACCCCGCAGGACCTCTGA
- a CDS encoding NAD-dependent epimerase/dehydratase family protein, with protein sequence MKVLVTGAGGLLGREVVTHLRESGHTVRAHDRTAPDPATADEVAGGDLLDHTRLTGLLDGVDAVVHAAALPSPEAAPHDEVFGNNVRAAYLVLDAAGRAGVRRAVNISSLSALGLAFSAHDASPRFVPVTEDHPYVGDDVYGLSKYVSETIAATTARRYGGTLVSLRFPFLGTGERLRGHLAAVHRDPGVDRGSLWGWLDTRDAARAIGAALTAPVEGHPVINVAAPDTTALEPTAELLRRYHPTARHDTPLDGFAVPFALARSRELLGFTPRYTWRP encoded by the coding sequence GTGAAGGTTCTGGTCACCGGCGCGGGCGGCCTGCTCGGCCGCGAAGTCGTCACGCACCTGCGGGAGTCGGGGCACACCGTACGGGCCCACGACCGCACCGCCCCGGACCCCGCGACCGCCGACGAGGTCGCCGGTGGGGACCTGCTCGACCACACCCGGCTGACCGGACTCCTCGACGGCGTCGACGCCGTCGTGCACGCCGCCGCGCTGCCCTCACCGGAAGCCGCGCCCCACGACGAGGTCTTCGGCAACAACGTCCGGGCCGCCTACCTGGTCCTGGACGCCGCCGGCCGCGCGGGTGTCCGCCGCGCCGTCAACATCTCCAGCCTGTCCGCGCTGGGGCTGGCGTTCTCCGCGCACGACGCGTCACCCCGCTTCGTGCCCGTCACCGAGGACCACCCCTACGTCGGCGACGACGTGTACGGCCTGTCGAAGTACGTCAGCGAGACCATCGCCGCCACCACCGCCCGCCGGTACGGCGGCACCCTCGTCTCGCTGCGCTTCCCCTTCCTCGGCACCGGCGAACGGCTGCGCGGCCACCTGGCCGCGGTGCACCGCGACCCCGGCGTCGACCGCGGTTCGCTGTGGGGGTGGCTGGACACCCGCGACGCCGCCCGCGCGATCGGTGCCGCGCTCACCGCACCGGTCGAGGGGCACCCGGTGATCAACGTCGCCGCGCCCGACACCACCGCCCTGGAACCGACCGCGGAACTGCTGCGCCGCTACCACCCCACCGCCCGCCACGACACGCCCCTCGACGGTTTCGCCGTCCCCTTCGCCCTGGCCCGCAGCCGCGAACTGCTCGGCTTCACCCCGCGGTACACCTGGCGCCCGTAG